Within the Deltaproteobacteria bacterium genome, the region CCGCAGGAGGGGGGGCGAAGTGAGGTAAAGCGCAGCCGTGCAGGTTCATCGCACGGCGAGCCACGAACGGAGCCCCGCCCTCCGAGGCGACGCAGCTGATCGGTGGGTAGGGACAAAGGGAGGATTCCATGACCGTTTCCATCGGCGTCGACGTCGGATCCGGAGTCATCAAGACCGCGCTGTTCCACGTGGAAGGGGAAAAGAGCGAGTGGCTCTCCCGCTGGGACGCCCGCATCCGGCAGCGGAACGCGTTCGCCCTCGTCGAGGAGTCGATGCAGTCCGTCCTCGATTCCGCGGGGCTCGCGCGGGAGGATGTGGACTACGTCGCGACGACCGGCGAGGGGGAAAGCCTGCCGGGCGCGACGGGGCACTTCTACTCGATGACCACCCACGCCCGGGGGGCCCTGTACCTCAACCCCGAGGCGCGCGCGGTGCTCGACATCGGGGCGCTGCACGGCCGCGCGATCTGCATCGACGGGAAGGGGAAGGTCTTGACCTACCGGATGACCAGCCAGTGCGCTTCCGGCTCCGGGCAGTTCCTCGAGAACATCTCCCGGTACCTCGGGATCGCCCAGGACGAGATCGGCGCGCTGTCGCAGCAGGCGACGAAGCCGGAGAAGGTGAGCAGCATCTGCGCCGTGCTGGCGGAGACCGACGTGATCAACATGGTCTCCCGCGCGATCAAGCCGAGCGACATCCTGCGCGGCATCCACGAGTCGATGGCGGAGCGCCTGATCAAGCTGCTCAAGTCGATCGACGTGAAGCGCGGGGTGGTGATGATGACCGGCGGGCTGGCGCTGGACGTGGGACTGGTCAAGGCCCTCCAAGACATGATGGTCCAGCAGAAGATGGAGACGAAGGTCGCCACCCACGCGAACTCCCTGTACGCCGGCGCGATCGGCGCCGCCCTGTGGGGCGCCTTCCGCCACGGGAAGCTGAAGGAGCGGGGCCTGCTCCGGGAAATTCCATTCCCGTCATCGAATCCGGCACGGATACGAAAAATGGAACCGGAGCGTCCCGCGACGGGTGATTGAGGCTTTACTTATCAAGCGGTTATCCAGCCCCTCCCCTTGGAATGCCTATTGCTTTAATTTATTGGGTCCATCACGGAGGAAACCGGCTTGAACCGACTGAGAAAGTTTCTTAAGCGGCTTCTCACCCCGGTCACGATCCTGTTGGTCCCTCACAGCCGAACGAAGCCCGTCAGTATCCGGCTCCCCGTCTTTGCGATCGCCTCATCGGTCTGCCTGCTCCTCCTCGGAGCCTCCGTGGTGGTTGCCATGTCGGTCCGTGCCGTGGAGCACCAGCGGATGAAGGAGAGGCTCTCGTACATCTCGTCGCAGTTCCTCG harbors:
- the bcrD gene encoding benzoyl-CoA reductase subunit D gives rise to the protein MTVSIGVDVGSGVIKTALFHVEGEKSEWLSRWDARIRQRNAFALVEESMQSVLDSAGLAREDVDYVATTGEGESLPGATGHFYSMTTHARGALYLNPEARAVLDIGALHGRAICIDGKGKVLTYRMTSQCASGSGQFLENISRYLGIAQDEIGALSQQATKPEKVSSICAVLAETDVINMVSRAIKPSDILRGIHESMAERLIKLLKSIDVKRGVVMMTGGLALDVGLVKALQDMMVQQKMETKVATHANSLYAGAIGAALWGAFRHGKLKERGLLREIPFPSSNPARIRKMEPERPATGD